The genomic segment TAACACATAAGTTTTATTAAAGCTAAGAATGTGTAGGACAAGCCAAGAAATCGGAGATTAGTAATAATAACGATTAAGAAAACTTAAGAGAAATTTATTTAATATAAAAAAGAATCCAGAAGTCGTGGGTTCGAATCCCACCAAGTGTACCATAAGAATAGTGATGCCAACAATTTAGAGTCTTTCTGAATTGTTGGCATTTTCTATTTATAGAGTATAAAAAACTAGCATTTAAGTTATGATTACATTTTTGCCTAATTTTTCATTATATAGTAATATGTTAGAAGGTAATATATTTAATGGGGGAATAATAATGAAACAATTAAAAAAATTATGTCAATTCTGAATATTTTTTTGTTATTAGATGGAATATATGGGTATGAAAATAAATCTCATCTAGTACAGTAAAAAACTATTTTGAGAAAATTAAGAAGTGATAAAATCATGATTTTGCACAGTTAGTTAGTAAAACTTTAGATAATTTATATGATTGGAATGATAGGAAAGAAAATAAATAACAAGTTCGTTTTCTGAATTGCTTACTGCAAGTTGTGTTGCATATTAAGTCACTATATTTAGAGATTGAAGTCTTAACATTATTAATATAATGTAGAGTTTTCTTAGTTGTTGAAATTTTTGGAAAAGTAATTTGAGAAATACGCAAACTGAGTAATGAAGGTGTATGGAAATAATATATGGTTAACCGATAGAGTAGGTAGTAGGTGGAGAAATGACTAAAAGAGGAGTATTAATATTTATCATTTTAAGTATGATTACATTTGCTTTTTATGCTTATAACATTAACGTAGAGTCAAGGGGATTTATTAATGAGATGATTAATAAAGTAGAGGGAAAAACATTAAATTCAAAATTTCAAACAAAAATTAAATCTGGGAATTTATCAACTGACTATAATATAGATCAAGTGCTTAAGGATATAGATAAATTGCAGTTAAATACTTTAAATGTTCCAGTAGTTATAAATATAGATAGTAGAACTTCTAGTAATATGACAATAGATAAAGGAAGTGAAAAGAGGGCTATTGAATTATTTGAAAAATTAAGATGGAAGAAAATAAATATAATATTAGAACCTTACCCATGGATTGAAAACGGAAGTGTGGGAGAGACAGAATGGAAACCAGATAATATAGATGAATTTTTTAATAACTGGACTAATAATGTTTTGGGAAATTTAATTAAAGATATAGCCATACCGTACCATGTTGACGCATTAAACATAGGGACCAGTTTTGTGTATATGGAATCTAATGAGCGGAAAATGTGTGATATGGTTGATTACGTTAGAGATCGTTACAAAGGTCTATTAACTTATAGAACAAATTTTTGGGTTACAGCGAAAGATTTCTCACCAGAATTTACAGATAAGTATAATGAAAAATTAAATAATAGGATATTTTCAAAGGTAGATTTCATTTCTATAGCAGCTTATTTTGAACTTACTTCTAATGACACTAATACAGTAGAAAATTTAATAAGTTCATTAGAGCGTAGCCAAATATATGATAGAAAACAAAATATAAAACAGGAAGTAAAAAACTTCTATGATAAATGGAATAAGCCAATTTTCTTTGGAGAATTAGGTTTTCCGAGAACTAATAAGGCTTCTGTTCAACCACATAATCCGTTGATTTCTAATATTGTAAATAATAAGGAACAGGCAAATTGCTTTGAAGCATATAGAAGTGTGTTTGAAAATGAATCTTGGAACCTGGGATTCTCTATATTTGCAATAGGTGAAACTAGTGGCGATAAGAAGTATTATCCAAGTGAGGAAAGTGCTGAAATCATAAGAAAATGGTATACAAAAAATGAAAGCTAATAAAGGATATACTTAGAGAAAGATTAGTAAAAGTGTATATGGGTTCTAACTTATAAAGTTTATAGTGTATAAAATTCTTATGCAGAATATGATATTCATAAGATATTTTATGATAAGTATTTTTTTAGAGCCTATATATAACTTTGAGAAAAAATTATAAGGCTTTTAGGGCTTTCTCATGGTAGTGAATGCATTTACATATTTATGTATAAGTAGTAAAATAAAGAATGGTGAGAGAATTAAAGAAATCTAAAGATAATTTCATTGAAAAACGTTTACGGGGAGGTACACATTGTGAGTACAGGAGGAATTAGAAGGCTTTCAAAATCTATCAAATTTGAGTTGTTGATAGAATGGAGCTTTTTTTTTATTTTTATGGGATTTCTGATTATTATAAATAACTATAGTAATTTATTTTTTCATACTGGAATTGAGTTATTTATTAATTTTATTTTTGCATTAGTATTTGTATTTGCTTTTAACACCTACAGAATCAATAAGAACAACTTCTTATTAATATTAGGAATTGGGTACTTTTTTGTAGCAGTACTAGGGATATTTCATATGCTTACTTATACTGGAATGCCTTTTTTAACTAATATAGATGGATTAAAGATAGCAACCCAATTCTGGATTGCTTCAAGATATATGGGTGCTTTTACATGTTTGATTGCAATAATATTCAAAGTGAGCCCACAAAGGAATGTTAATCCTTACGTATTGTTCATTGCTTATTTTTGCATAACAATATTTTTGATATCGTCAATATGTATATTTAAGTTTTTTCCAGATTGTTATGTAGAAAATGTGGGGTTGACCTCCTTCAAAATAGTTAGTGAATATGTATTATGTACTGCATTTTTAATAATTGCTGCTGTATTTTTTATATTCAAAAAAAATATTGATAGATATTTATTTGTATGTTTTGAATGCTTTCTCATATTATCAGGAGTATGTGAAATGTTTTTTGTAAGTTATATATTTCCCTCAGAATTTACTACTATAATAGGACATACTATAATGATTCTTTCTGCATATTTTTTATACAAAGGGGTTGTAGAGACAGGACTTAGAAAGCCTTATAATCTTATGAATAGTGATTTATATATGGCTGATAACAAAGTGAAATTATTTGAAGAAATAATATTTAATAATGAAGAATGTCTTAATATGATAATAAACAACTCAGACAATGCGATATTTGTTATTAGTAATAATAAGTTTATATTTGCGAACAAGAAAATGGCTGAACTTTTGGGAGCGGAAAAGGTTGAAGAAATAATAGGTATAGACATTGAGAAGATAATTACAGATGAAGTTAAAAATGCAGTTTATAGAAGAATAGATAATGCTATATCCAATAAATTAAGTACACCATTTGTTGAAAGTAAGTTATTGAGACTTGATGGTAAACAAGTGGATATTGAAGTTACAAATAGTTTTTGTATGTATAAAGGACAACCTTCGGCTATGGTTATGCTTAGGGATATTACCTCAAGAAAACAAATACAACTTTTGGAAAACAATATTGAGGAAAATAAAAAATTGATAAGTAAAACTACGGAACTAAATAAGATGATGACAGAATTCTTTTCTAATATATCCCATGAGCTTAAAACACCATTGAATGTACTTTTGGGGGCTGTTCAGATCTTATCATTGTCAGGCAATGATGAAAATAAGTTAGAATCAGGTAAATACTTAAAAACAATGAAACAAAATTGTTATAGGCTTGTAAGACTTGTAAATAATCTTATTGACATATCAAAATTTGATTCTGGATACTTTAAAATGAATCTTCAGAACTACAATGTTGTAAGTGTTATTGAAGATATAACATTATCAGTTGCAGATTATGCAAATAATAAAGGGATTGACTTAATATTTGATACAGATGTGGAAGAAAAGGATATGGCAATCGACTTGGATAAAATTGAAAGGATAATGCTAAACCTATTATCTAATGCTATTAAATTTACCGATAGAGGAGGACAGATATTGGTTAATATGTATGATAAAAAAGATAATATTGTAATATCTGTTAAAGACAATGGAGTTGGAATGCCTAAGGATAAACTGAATATGATTTTTGAAAGATTTGGTCAGGTAGATAAAACTCTTGCACGTAATAGTCAAGGTAGTGGTATAGGGCTATCTCTTGTAAAATCAATTGTAGATATGCATAATGGTGATATTAAAGCCTTTAGTGAATTGGGAAAAGGCAGCGAGTTTGTAGTTAAGCTACCTGTTAAATCTGTTGAAGATAAACAATCCTCTGATGGACGTTTATATGAAAGTAAAGTAGAAAAGATAAGCATTGAGTTTTCGGATATATATTATTAAATTTTTAAATATTCATAATGACCTGTGTAGAGTACAACATGTAAGTGGTGATAAATATTAATAATATTGATTTAGTATTATAAAGTAAATGGAGGATATATAATGGAAGTTTTTATTTATAGGACTTATGATGAGTGGTTTGATGATAAACCCACTGAAACATTGGAGGGCGAGGTGAATTCTATATACAATGGAGTTTTGGTTATTGATACATTGGAAGACTTCAAGAAGTATAGGCAAATACTTTCGTTAAGAAATAACTTTGCTATTGTTTATAAACTTTCATATGGTTTTTTATCGTATGCTAAAGAAATCAATATTTATTCAAATTTTAATTCTTGGCAGAACTCTAATCCGGAAATTACTATTATGGGGGAAGTATGTGAAAGTGAATCTACAGATAGTCACTTAGTCTTCATAACTCAAGAGGGATTTAAACAGTGCATATCTTTATATGGAATTTATGCAGTAACATATGAAAGGTAGGATTATATGCATCTACAAGATATAGATTTAAGAAAGGTGTATAGAATATGGAAATCAAACTTAGGACCATTTCAAGGGTTCTTCAGAAGTACACCATTTGTTTCACTTCAAACCTATGATAATTTTATGTTGAAAGAAGAAAATACATGCCAATGTAATAAAAATGTATTGGATATAGTAGTAGAAAATTGTAGTAAGAATAATTTTTTTATAGTTGATTTATCTATTGATGAGATTCTAAATTTAGCATTTATATTAAACAATGAATATTCTATAAAACCAATTCTAAACGTTAATTTATTATTTCATCCGTTTGGAATAATAGGAACAAAAGAGAATATTAATAAATTGATAAATAATGGTTTGAATTTAAAGGAAGTAAGCACTGAAAAGTTTGTTATGCTGATACCGTATGATAGATATAATGATGATTTTAAGATTGATGATTTAAAAGATAAATTGAATAATCAATATGGAATAAATGATGATGATCTTCCAAATACGGATATGCTAAAAATTCTTGGCTACACTAAAATAACTATTTTGACTATGAATAAGATTAAAGATGACTTACAGGATTATATAAATTTTATAAATGAGGATATAGAAGTAGAAGTGATAAAGGTGAGGGTATAATGAAAGATTTCAAGCAGATAGTAAAGAAAAATAAGAGGAAAGCATTATCCATTGCGGTAGCTGCTGCATTTTTTGTAAGTGGACCGCTTGGATTTACAGGCTGTTACAACCCTCAAAAAGAAGATGATGAAGACCAAGATGGAAATGGTTCTAGTTATAGTGGCGGTGGGCACGTTGGAGGTTGGAACAGTTTTAGTGGTGGTTCATCTATAAATAGTGACTCTTCTAGCAAGAGCAAAGCTAGCATATCAGATTCGTCAGGTGGTAAATCAGCAGGATACTCTGGATCAAAGGGAGGAAGTTCATCAAGTTAGCATAAGCGATAAGACAATTAAAATTTTAAGTATCTTTATGTATGTAAAGAAATTATTTAGGATGTGGATTACTCTATGGAAAAACAGATTAATTATACTGAAGATGTTTTATTTAATAACTATATGGTGAGTTCTTTAGGCGAAGAGTATGTTCACTCGCAAATACCGTTTTATTTTGATAAATCAACTTATGAAAAAATGGTGTTTTATAGTGAAGAAATAAATAGAATTTCATTAAATATACTTAAGAACATTAAGGAAGGACATAGTGAGTTATTGAATTATTTTGATGATTTCATGTTTAAAGAAAAAATATTTAACTTGAAATGTCCAATGTCTCCAATGTTTTGGGCCAGATATGACACTTTTAGGGATGTTGATGGGGATATTTATTTTGCTGAATTTAATTATGATAAACCTTGCGGTCAAAAAGAAATTCATTTATCAGGTAAATGTAGTTTTGATGGGAATATAAATGTTAGTTTTATAAATAATGTGATTAAAGAATTACTAAAAATATGTAAAGAACATGCAATGGAGAAAGAAAAAATAGATGTAGGATTTTTGATGGATCCGTGTCATTATGAAGAATTACACCACAGTTATTATTTTAAACATATTCTAAAAGATACTAATATTAACATAGTACAAGTTGGACCTGATAATTTATCTGTAAAAGATGGACATGTTTATGCATATTCTAATTTTAAGCTTAAAATAATTTTAAGATTGTTTCCTACAGAATTTTTTTATGAAATTTCTAATATAAATGAAATATTGAATTGTGTTAATTGTGGAAATCTATTGTTAATTAACGATCCTAGAGTAATTGCTATTCAGGCGAAGGGTTTCTTTGCTTATTTATGGAATCTAGTTAAATCTGATTCAAAGATTCTTTCAATTAGTGATAAAGAAATAATTAAAAAGTGTATTCCGTATACAGAAATACTAAATCATGATGATATACAAGATGTAATAAGTAATAAGGACAGCTATGTTGTTAAATCGTCATTAGGTCGATATAGTGAGGAAGTTTATATAGGTAAGCTCTATACACAAGAGATGTGGGAAAAGAAAATTAAAATTGTATCTGAAAGCAATAAAATACATGTAAAACAGAAGTTAATAAATATTAGACAAGAATATACTTATGCGCCTGGGAATAATAATATGAATATTCCAGTTTTGGCCTTTGGAAACTTTGGTATTTATATAATGGATTATAAAGTAGAGGGATTTTTGGTTAGATGGAGTAGAGATCTTTTAACAAATGATGATTATACGTGGATGTGCCCAATCGGAGTTGAAGATTTTCCGGTTTATATAAATGAATTTAATCCTAAAAATAGAAAAGAAATTTGGAATGAGATAATAGATGAAAGTGTATTTAAATATAATTTCACAGGAGCTTACACAAATATTTATGAATATATATCATTGAACTCACTAATTTTAAAAGAATGTACCTATAAAGAAATGCTTTCAGCAAGTAGTAAGTTTTGTGAGATTTTAAAAAAAATATATCCATATATACAAAAGGAAATGGAGCTTTTCGGTCCTATACTAGGTATACCAGAAGAACTCTATAAATTAGTTTCAAACTCATGTACTATATCACTTTGTGCATTAGGAAGGATTGATTTTGCTATTGATAATGATGGGGATTTAAAAATTTTAGAATTTAATTCTGAGACACCTGCAGGTTTAGTTGAGGCAATTGGATTAAATTCTATAATTAAAGAAAAACTTAATATCCAATATCAAAACCCTAATGTAAATCTCAAGGAGCATATAAAAAAATCATTTTTTAATATATTAGAAGAACTTAAGAAAATAAAAAAAGTTAAAAATATTGCTGTTGTAACTTCTTGGTATTATGAGGATATATATACAAGCAATTTAATAGCTGAAATATTAAAGGAATTGAATGAGTATAGTGTGATTTTTGGAAATATATATGATTTGAAAGTAAATAATAATAAAATTTATCTCTATGGGAATGAAATTGATGCCATTTATAGGCATTATCCATTGGATTGGTTTTCTTATGAAGATGAAATGAAAAAATTAATTGAGCCTTTAAGTTCAGGACAGTATTTGATAAATCCTGGACATACACTTATAACTCAATCAAAGGCTTTATTTGCAGTTATTTATGAGCTTGTTAGAAAAAAATTCTTTTCACGTGATGATGAGGAATTTGTTTTGAAATATATACCATATACATGTTTAGAGCCTGATAATGTTCTTTCTTTTGATTATGTAACCAAGCCATATCTTTCAAGGGAAGGAGCAGGTGTTATGTTAAGTTATGATGAAATGAGTAAAGAATTAGATGATATAGTGTTTCAAGATAGAATAAATATTAAACCGTTATATTCAAATATTTATTCAACAATGAAAGAGGAAAGCAAATACTTGTTTCCTGTAATAGGTACATATATAACAGGTGATATACCATCAGGAGTATTTACTAGAATGGGAGATTTTATAACTGATAAAAATGCAATGTGTGTCGCTACATACATTGATTAATAAAATAAACTTTAATTTTGATTGGTGCAATATCAAATATATACAATAATTAAAGAATATGAGATAAGTCTAATTATTTAAATAGTAATAAGGAGGAGAGATTTATGACTAGTATTGTAAACAATGTTGTAGTTAGCATTATTTTTGGATTGATAGGTATTATATTGCTGATTTTCGGATACTGCTTTTTTGATAAAGTATTAACTAAAATTGATTTTAATCAAGAATTAAAAGAGAAAAATGTTGCAGTTGCTATAGTTATAGCTGGTTTTATGATTTCTATAGGAATTATAATTTCAGGAGTCGTATCTTAAAAATAGTATATTTACGAAGAGTAATAATTCAAAAACCATCTTGAAATAAATGGATATTTCAAGATGGTTTTTTTTGTTTATTTTAAAAACATGAATTATTTATAGAAATAAATTAAATAATAGTATTAGGCTAACTTTAGGTGAAACGATTGGAATCGTTATTAAATAGATAATTACAATTAAAATACTAAGGAGGAGAGAGACTTATGAGAAAAATTACACTTAAGAAAATTACATCAATAATATTAGTATTATTTTTAAGTATATCAACTTCATTAAATAATACTCCGTATAGTTCGGAATTTAATATAATAAGTGTTCTAAACAGTAATAGTATAGAATCATATAGTGATGCTAGAATAGAGGATGATTTTTATAATGCAGTAAATAAGGAATGGTTATCAAAGGTAAAGCTTGAGGATGGATACATTTCCTATGGAACATTTGAGGAAGTATGTGGGAGAGTTAATGGAGATATTCTTAATATAATATCAGATATACAAAAAAATAAAGACAGTTATGATAAGAATAGCGATGAGTTAAAAGTTTTAAACTTATATAACAACTATCTAGATATGAAAAAAAGAGATGAATTAGGGACAAAACCCTTAGAGAAATATATGAATCAAATAAATGAAATTAAGGATACGAATGATCTTAAATCCATATTGAAGGATGATGAATTCTCATATTTTCAACCTCTAATAAACTTAGGTGTCGGTCCAGACTATAAGAATAGTAACATTAATGCTTTGTATGTTTCTAGAAGTAATCTTGGATTAGGAAATTCGTTTTACTATAAGGATACTAGTGATAAGAGTCAAAAAATAAAACAGATATATATAGATTATATAGCTAAACTACATATGCTATATGGAGAAAATGAAGATGTAGCAAAGAAAAATGCAGAAACTTTTTTTAATATTGAGAATGAACTTGCTAAAAAGATACCTTCTTATGAAGAGGAAGCTAAAGATGAAAACCGAATACAAAATTCTTATAATTTATATACAGTAAAAGAATTAAATAAGTTAATACCCAATGCAGATATACCTGGATTATTAAATAAATTAAATATTAATAATCCAAAGAAAATAATAGTGGAAAACCCAGAAGAATTAAAATTAGTAAATTCACTTATTAGCGAAGATAATCTGAAAGATATAAAAACTTATTTTAAAACAAATGTATTAATAAACACAGATAATTACTTAACATCGAAACATAGAGAGGCATGTAATGAACTAAGAAAAGTGCTTTATGGAGTAGAGTGCTCCGAATTAGATGAAGGTTCAGGGGTGAAGTTTGTTAGTGGACAATTGAATGAGATTATAAGCAAGCTGTATGTAAATAAACATTTTGATGAGGAATCGAAGAATGATGTGGAAAAGATGTCAAAAGAGATAATTGAAAATTTTGAAGATAGATTACAGAGCAATACTTGGATGAGTAAATCAACTAAAGAGAAGGCACTCAGAAAATTGGAAAATGTCAATGTTAAAGTGGGTTATCCTGAAAAGTGGAATGACTATAGCGATGTAGTAATAAATTCTTATTGCGAAGGGGGATCATTAGTTGATAACTTAATAAGTATATATACATCTCAAAGTAAAAAACAGTTTTCTAAGTTAAATCGTGAAGTTGATAAAAATGAATGGAACATGGGACCTTGTACTGTAAATGCCTACTATAATGCTTTAAATAATGAAATTGTATTTCCAGCAGGAATATTACAAGCGCCATTTTATGATAAAAATGCAAAAAAAGAAAAAAACCTTGGCGGAATTGGAGTTGTTATTGGGCACGAACTTACCCATGCATTCGATAATACAGGCGCTCAATTTGATGAAACTGGTAAATTAAAAAATTGGTGGAATCAAAATGATTATAAGGAATTTACAAACAGGAGTAAGAAAGTAGTAGATTATTATTCTAATATAAAGACGGGTAATGAAAAAAATGTAAATGGAATTTTAACCGTAGGAGAAAACATAAGTGATTTAGGCGGGATGGCTTGTGTTTTAGATATTGCAAAAAAAATGGAAGATCCTAACCTAAAGGATTTATTTGAAAACTACGCAACAGTATGGAGAGAAATATCAACGAATGAATTAAAAGAGTATTTATTAAACAACGATCCACATGCGCCTAAAAAGGTCAGGGTAAATGCAGTTTTATCTCAATTTGAGGATTTTTATAAAACTTATAATATAAAAGAAGGAGATAAAATGTATGTAAAACCAGAAGATAGAGTTGGAATATGGTAAAAGAAAAATAAAAACTGAATATTGGAATTATGACATAGCGGCACTAATTAATATGAATAAATAAAGAAATGAAGTTAAACATATCCATGCGTGTCGCTGTGTTAATAAATGAGTAATAAAAAGAAAAAGAGAGAAAATAAAGAATATTTATCTTAAAATAGTGCAAAATAAAACATAAGTAATAGATATGATGATATAATAGGTTTTGTTGTCACGAGAGTTGATGAAAAATGCTAGAAATTAAAAAAAAGTGTTGACATTGATTTTGAATGATGATAAACTAAATGAGTTGCTTGAAGGCAACAAGATCTTTGAAAATTGAACAGAATGATATAAATACATTTAAGTAAACCAGCAATTTTTATTTGAGTAAGCTAAGATTAAACTTTTTATTGAGAGTTTGATCCTGGCTCAGGACGAACGCTGGCGGCGTGCTTAACACATGCAAGTCGAGCGATGAAGTTCCTTCGGGAACGGATTAGCGGCGGACGGGTGAGTAACACGTGGGTAACCTGCCTCATAGAGGGGAATAGCCTTTCGAAAGGAAGATTAATACCGCATAAGATTGTAGTGCCGCATGGCATAGCAATTAAAGGAGTAATCCGCTATGAGATGGACCCGCGTCGCATTAGCTAGTTGGTGAGGTAACGGCTCACCAAGGCGACGATGCGTAGCCGACCTGAGAGGGTGATCGGCCACATTGGGACTGAGACACGGCCCAGACTCCTACGGGAGGCAGCAGTGGGGAATATTGCACAATGGGGGAAACCCTGATGCAGCAACGCCGCGTGAGTGATGACGGTCTTCGGATTGTAAAGCTCTGTCTTCAGGGACGATAATGACGGTACCTGAGGAGGAAGCCACGGCTAACTACGTGCCAGCAGCCGCGGTAATACGTAGGTGGCAAGCGTTGTCCGGATTTACTGGGCGTAAAGGGAGCGTAGGTGGATATTTAAGTGGGATGTGAAATACTCGGGCTTAACCTGGGTGCTGCATTCCAAACTGGATATCTAGAGTGCAGGAGAGGAAAGTAGAATTCCTAGTGTAGCGGTGAAATGCGTA from the Clostridium beijerinckii genome contains:
- a CDS encoding glycoside hydrolase family 113 — its product is MTKRGVLIFIILSMITFAFYAYNINVESRGFINEMINKVEGKTLNSKFQTKIKSGNLSTDYNIDQVLKDIDKLQLNTLNVPVVINIDSRTSSNMTIDKGSEKRAIELFEKLRWKKINIILEPYPWIENGSVGETEWKPDNIDEFFNNWTNNVLGNLIKDIAIPYHVDALNIGTSFVYMESNERKMCDMVDYVRDRYKGLLTYRTNFWVTAKDFSPEFTDKYNEKLNNRIFSKVDFISIAAYFELTSNDTNTVENLISSLERSQIYDRKQNIKQEVKNFYDKWNKPIFFGELGFPRTNKASVQPHNPLISNIVNNKEQANCFEAYRSVFENESWNLGFSIFAIGETSGDKKYYPSEESAEIIRKWYTKNES
- a CDS encoding MASE3 domain-containing sensor histidine kinase produces the protein MSTGGIRRLSKSIKFELLIEWSFFFIFMGFLIIINNYSNLFFHTGIELFINFIFALVFVFAFNTYRINKNNFLLILGIGYFFVAVLGIFHMLTYTGMPFLTNIDGLKIATQFWIASRYMGAFTCLIAIIFKVSPQRNVNPYVLFIAYFCITIFLISSICIFKFFPDCYVENVGLTSFKIVSEYVLCTAFLIIAAVFFIFKKNIDRYLFVCFECFLILSGVCEMFFVSYIFPSEFTTIIGHTIMILSAYFLYKGVVETGLRKPYNLMNSDLYMADNKVKLFEEIIFNNEECLNMIINNSDNAIFVISNNKFIFANKKMAELLGAEKVEEIIGIDIEKIITDEVKNAVYRRIDNAISNKLSTPFVESKLLRLDGKQVDIEVTNSFCMYKGQPSAMVMLRDITSRKQIQLLENNIEENKKLISKTTELNKMMTEFFSNISHELKTPLNVLLGAVQILSLSGNDENKLESGKYLKTMKQNCYRLVRLVNNLIDISKFDSGYFKMNLQNYNVVSVIEDITLSVADYANNKGIDLIFDTDVEEKDMAIDLDKIERIMLNLLSNAIKFTDRGGQILVNMYDKKDNIVISVKDNGVGMPKDKLNMIFERFGQVDKTLARNSQGSGIGLSLVKSIVDMHNGDIKAFSELGKGSEFVVKLPVKSVEDKQSSDGRLYESKVEKISIEFSDIYY
- a CDS encoding normocyte-binding protein; the protein is MHLQDIDLRKVYRIWKSNLGPFQGFFRSTPFVSLQTYDNFMLKEENTCQCNKNVLDIVVENCSKNNFFIVDLSIDEILNLAFILNNEYSIKPILNVNLLFHPFGIIGTKENINKLINNGLNLKEVSTEKFVMLIPYDRYNDDFKIDDLKDKLNNQYGINDDDLPNTDMLKILGYTKITILTMNKIKDDLQDYINFINEDIEVEVIKVRV
- a CDS encoding glutathionylspermidine synthase family protein translates to MEKQINYTEDVLFNNYMVSSLGEEYVHSQIPFYFDKSTYEKMVFYSEEINRISLNILKNIKEGHSELLNYFDDFMFKEKIFNLKCPMSPMFWARYDTFRDVDGDIYFAEFNYDKPCGQKEIHLSGKCSFDGNINVSFINNVIKELLKICKEHAMEKEKIDVGFLMDPCHYEELHHSYYFKHILKDTNINIVQVGPDNLSVKDGHVYAYSNFKLKIILRLFPTEFFYEISNINEILNCVNCGNLLLINDPRVIAIQAKGFFAYLWNLVKSDSKILSISDKEIIKKCIPYTEILNHDDIQDVISNKDSYVVKSSLGRYSEEVYIGKLYTQEMWEKKIKIVSESNKIHVKQKLINIRQEYTYAPGNNNMNIPVLAFGNFGIYIMDYKVEGFLVRWSRDLLTNDDYTWMCPIGVEDFPVYINEFNPKNRKEIWNEIIDESVFKYNFTGAYTNIYEYISLNSLILKECTYKEMLSASSKFCEILKKIYPYIQKEMELFGPILGIPEELYKLVSNSCTISLCALGRIDFAIDNDGDLKILEFNSETPAGLVEAIGLNSIIKEKLNIQYQNPNVNLKEHIKKSFFNILEELKKIKKVKNIAVVTSWYYEDIYTSNLIAEILKELNEYSVIFGNIYDLKVNNNKIYLYGNEIDAIYRHYPLDWFSYEDEMKKLIEPLSSGQYLINPGHTLITQSKALFAVIYELVRKKFFSRDDEEFVLKYIPYTCLEPDNVLSFDYVTKPYLSREGAGVMLSYDEMSKELDDIVFQDRINIKPLYSNIYSTMKEESKYLFPVIGTYITGDIPSGVFTRMGDFITDKNAMCVATYID
- a CDS encoding DUF350 domain-containing protein — its product is MTSIVNNVVVSIIFGLIGIILLIFGYCFFDKVLTKIDFNQELKEKNVAVAIVIAGFMISIGIIISGVVS
- a CDS encoding M13 family metallopeptidase, producing MRKITLKKITSIILVLFLSISTSLNNTPYSSEFNIISVLNSNSIESYSDARIEDDFYNAVNKEWLSKVKLEDGYISYGTFEEVCGRVNGDILNIISDIQKNKDSYDKNSDELKVLNLYNNYLDMKKRDELGTKPLEKYMNQINEIKDTNDLKSILKDDEFSYFQPLINLGVGPDYKNSNINALYVSRSNLGLGNSFYYKDTSDKSQKIKQIYIDYIAKLHMLYGENEDVAKKNAETFFNIENELAKKIPSYEEEAKDENRIQNSYNLYTVKELNKLIPNADIPGLLNKLNINNPKKIIVENPEELKLVNSLISEDNLKDIKTYFKTNVLINTDNYLTSKHREACNELRKVLYGVECSELDEGSGVKFVSGQLNEIISKLYVNKHFDEESKNDVEKMSKEIIENFEDRLQSNTWMSKSTKEKALRKLENVNVKVGYPEKWNDYSDVVINSYCEGGSLVDNLISIYTSQSKKQFSKLNREVDKNEWNMGPCTVNAYYNALNNEIVFPAGILQAPFYDKNAKKEKNLGGIGVVIGHELTHAFDNTGAQFDETGKLKNWWNQNDYKEFTNRSKKVVDYYSNIKTGNEKNVNGILTVGENISDLGGMACVLDIAKKMEDPNLKDLFENYATVWREISTNELKEYLLNNDPHAPKKVRVNAVLSQFEDFYKTYNIKEGDKMYVKPEDRVGIW